The Halorientalis sp. IM1011 genome window below encodes:
- the rdfA gene encoding rod-determining factor RdfA, whose protein sequence is MVTEDDTEGRNTIDSKVARLIDEYGLGGAYGDRLESLWTADGSERESLRALADRFNERLLDAAITDAGMSTVDGEVANIYRLLTDDDVSSGNRIEARRRLEQHGVDVDQLERDFVTYQAIRSYLKEYRDAQYESDSQADRTESVVDTIQRLKSRTRSVAERSLDQLRGTDRITLGEFRLFIDISVHCEECETQYEFVDLVKRGGCECEAE, encoded by the coding sequence ATGGTTACAGAAGACGATACGGAGGGGAGGAACACGATCGACAGTAAGGTCGCCCGCCTCATCGACGAGTACGGGCTCGGTGGGGCGTACGGCGATCGCCTCGAATCGCTCTGGACCGCGGATGGGAGCGAACGGGAGAGTCTCAGGGCGCTCGCAGATCGGTTCAACGAGCGCCTGCTCGACGCTGCGATCACGGACGCCGGGATGTCGACGGTCGACGGCGAAGTCGCGAACATCTATCGCCTCCTGACCGACGACGACGTGAGTAGTGGGAATCGTATCGAAGCCCGCCGCCGTCTGGAACAACACGGCGTCGACGTCGACCAGCTCGAACGGGATTTCGTCACCTACCAGGCGATCCGGTCCTACCTCAAAGAGTATCGCGACGCACAGTACGAGAGTGACAGTCAGGCCGACCGAACGGAGAGCGTGGTCGATACGATCCAGCGACTGAAATCCAGGACGCGCTCCGTGGCCGAACGCAGCCTCGATCAACTCCGCGGGACCGATCGCATTACCCTCGGGGAGTTTCGGCTGTTCATCGACATAAGCGTCCACTGCGAGGAGTGTGAGACGCAGTACGAGTTCGTCGACCTGGTGAAACGCGGCGGCTGTGAGTGTGAGGCAGAATGA
- a CDS encoding archaea-specific SMC-related protein: MSKADAERSKATVTAENIGGISRTEVDIPPGVTVLSGRNATNRTSFLQSIMAVMGSDDVTLKGDADEGEVELALDGDTYRRTLSRTNGSIAFGGDPYLEDATLADLFAFLLESNEARQTVVQKRDLRELIMRPVDTDEIKAEIDRLERQRTEIDDELDELDSLKEELPSLEERKRELEDDIDAKREALAEKEAEIESADADVDETREEKRELESRLDDLRDLRSDLESVRSDIDVQEESIESLERELADLETEHDELPDTPMGEHEEIDQEISRLRERKLTLESEVSDLQDIIQFNEEMLDGEETDVTDALAAEDDPYEDLTDQLLESESTICWTCGSEVDPDRIEETVDTLRTVRQDQMSEIREIEDELDELRSDKRDREKAQRRRESLENDMADLEAEIDQRETRLEELRERRDDLSEEVEAVEDEVEALESEDFSEILDLHKEANQLEFELGQLESDLDDVADRIATVEDRLADEDDLRAQREEISEDLEAQRTRIDRIEQGAVEEFNDHMDEVLELLGYENLARIWIERVEKTVRQGRRKVEKTAFELHVVRTTDSGTTYEDTIDHLSESEREVTGLTFALAGYLVHDVHETVPFMLLDSLEAIDANRLADLVSYFSEYVQFLVVALLPEDAQALSDEYARVTEI, encoded by the coding sequence ATATTCCACCAGGTGTGACCGTGCTTTCCGGACGTAACGCGACGAACCGCACGTCTTTCCTGCAGTCGATCATGGCCGTCATGGGGAGCGACGACGTGACGCTCAAGGGAGATGCCGACGAGGGTGAGGTGGAACTCGCCCTCGACGGCGACACGTATCGACGGACCCTCAGTCGGACGAACGGATCGATCGCGTTCGGTGGCGATCCGTACCTCGAGGACGCCACACTGGCCGATCTGTTCGCGTTTTTGCTCGAATCGAACGAGGCCCGGCAGACTGTCGTCCAGAAGCGCGACCTCCGGGAACTGATCATGCGGCCCGTCGACACCGACGAGATCAAAGCCGAAATCGACCGCCTCGAACGCCAGCGTACGGAGATCGACGACGAACTCGACGAACTGGATTCGCTCAAAGAGGAACTCCCGTCCCTGGAAGAGCGCAAACGGGAACTGGAGGACGATATCGACGCCAAACGCGAGGCACTCGCCGAAAAGGAAGCGGAGATCGAATCGGCCGACGCCGACGTCGACGAAACCCGCGAGGAGAAACGCGAACTCGAATCCCGACTCGACGACCTTCGTGATCTCCGGTCGGACCTCGAATCCGTCCGGTCGGACATCGACGTGCAGGAAGAGAGCATCGAGTCGCTCGAGCGTGAGTTAGCGGACCTCGAAACCGAGCACGACGAACTCCCCGACACGCCGATGGGTGAGCACGAGGAGATCGATCAGGAGATTTCTCGGCTTCGCGAGCGCAAACTGACGCTCGAATCCGAGGTCAGCGACCTCCAGGACATCATCCAGTTCAACGAGGAGATGCTCGACGGGGAGGAGACGGACGTCACCGACGCACTGGCCGCGGAGGACGATCCCTACGAGGATCTGACCGACCAGCTCCTCGAATCCGAGTCGACGATCTGCTGGACCTGCGGGAGCGAAGTCGACCCCGACCGCATCGAAGAGACGGTGGACACGCTCCGGACGGTCCGGCAGGACCAGATGAGCGAAATCCGCGAGATCGAGGACGAACTCGACGAGCTACGGTCCGACAAGCGCGACCGCGAGAAAGCCCAGCGCCGACGCGAATCACTCGAGAACGATATGGCGGACCTCGAAGCTGAGATCGACCAGCGCGAGACGCGACTCGAAGAGCTTCGGGAGCGACGCGACGACCTCAGCGAGGAAGTCGAAGCGGTCGAAGACGAGGTCGAGGCACTGGAATCGGAGGACTTCTCGGAAATTCTCGACCTGCACAAGGAGGCCAACCAGCTCGAGTTCGAGCTGGGACAACTCGAATCCGATCTCGACGACGTCGCCGATCGCATCGCGACTGTCGAAGACCGACTGGCCGACGAAGACGACCTGCGGGCACAGCGCGAGGAAATCAGCGAGGACCTCGAGGCCCAGCGGACTCGCATCGACCGGATCGAACAGGGGGCCGTCGAGGAGTTCAACGACCACATGGACGAGGTGCTCGAACTGCTGGGCTATGAAAACCTCGCACGGATCTGGATCGAGCGCGTCGAGAAGACAGTCAGGCAGGGGCGACGCAAGGTCGAGAAGACGGCTTTCGAACTCCACGTCGTGCGCACCACGGACTCGGGCACGACCTACGAGGACACGATCGATCACCTCTCGGAGAGCGAACGCGAGGTCACCGGCCTCACCTTCGCGCTGGCGGGCTATCTGGTGCACGACGTGCACGAGACGGTGCCGTTCATGCTGCTAGACTCGCTCGAAGCGATCGACGCCAACCGACTGGCCGATCTCGTCTCGTACTTCTCGGAGTACGTCCAGTTCCTCGTCGTCGCGCTCCTCCCCGAGGACGCACAGGCGCTGTCGGACGAGTACGCCCGGGTCACCGAAATCTGA